A region from the Myxococcota bacterium genome encodes:
- the fmt gene encoding methionyl-tRNA formyltransferase, producing MFLGTPEFAVPSLRALSRTRHTLAGVVSQPDRPRGRGRVVEPTPVAALARELGAPLLQPEKLGDAPALAWLRERGADLGIVVAFGQFIPKAARETPRLGMVNAHASLLPRWRGAAPVEWALDAGDARTGISVMRVAKEMDAGEVCLVRDTPIRPEETAGELAERLSLMAGEALVAGVEEIASGRAVFRAQDPAGVTFAPKLERAFARLDLALPAERVARRIRAATPRPGVDLELARAGKRVSVLRARVGATHSGVAPGALRAADGQLLLACADRWLELCELRLAGKRALPASELLRGLRLAEDERAVPV from the coding sequence GTGTTCCTCGGCACACCGGAGTTCGCCGTGCCTTCTTTGCGCGCGTTGTCCCGAACCCGGCATACACTGGCGGGTGTCGTTTCGCAGCCCGACCGACCGCGTGGCCGCGGGCGCGTGGTCGAGCCGACGCCGGTGGCGGCGCTGGCGCGCGAGCTCGGCGCGCCCTTGCTCCAGCCCGAGAAGCTGGGCGACGCGCCGGCGCTCGCCTGGCTGCGCGAGCGGGGGGCGGACCTGGGCATCGTGGTGGCGTTCGGACAGTTCATCCCGAAGGCGGCGCGCGAGACACCGAGGCTCGGCATGGTGAACGCGCACGCGAGTCTGTTGCCGCGCTGGCGCGGCGCCGCGCCGGTCGAGTGGGCGCTCGACGCGGGCGACGCGCGCACGGGCATCTCGGTCATGCGCGTGGCCAAGGAGATGGACGCGGGCGAGGTGTGTCTCGTGCGAGACACTCCGATCCGGCCCGAGGAGACCGCGGGCGAGCTGGCCGAGCGTCTGTCGCTCATGGCGGGCGAAGCGCTCGTGGCGGGCGTCGAGGAGATCGCCTCGGGCCGCGCCGTGTTCCGCGCCCAGGACCCCGCGGGAGTCACGTTCGCGCCCAAGCTCGAGCGCGCCTTCGCGCGGCTCGACCTGGCGCTGCCCGCCGAGCGCGTCGCGCGCCGCATCCGCGCCGCCACGCCGCGGCCGGGCGTGGACCTCGAGCTCGCACGCGCCGGGAAGCGCGTCTCGGTGCTGCGCGCGCGCGTGGGCGCGACACACTCCGGCGTCGCGCCGGGCGCGCTGCGCGCGGCGGACGGCCAGCTGCTCCTCGCCTGCGCGGACCGCTGGCTCGAGCTTTGCGAGCTGCGGCTCGCGGGGAAGCGCGCCCTGCCCGCGAGCGAGCTCTTGCGCGGGCTGCGGCTCGCCGAAGACGAGCGGGCGGTGCCGGTATGA